A stretch of the Diprion similis isolate iyDipSimi1 chromosome 14, iyDipSimi1.1, whole genome shotgun sequence genome encodes the following:
- the LOC124414548 gene encoding probable cytochrome P450 6a14 translates to MALYSSYFLLEFLGIIIAIAISAYVYMKYVIFNYWSSRNVTSPKPIVPFGNMKPVVTGKRSIGEMFHDIYLEFKKSPIIGVYMFHRPSLVVADPELVRFVLTKEFAHFHDRGVYCDEKSEPLSGHLFSLPGAKWKFLRNKFTPTFTSSKMKQMFFTVKETSERLAAVVEKTAQNSEVIEIKDLMARFSTDVIASVAFAINCNSLENPTAEFLVMGRKFFEPKLFTAVLSFTFPYLLQVLKIPTIDHDTTKFFTRAFKEAVDYRIANNVVRKDFLDSVIQLMNKGFVKNKDEDKLSSETEIDNRKITMDEGAAQAFVFWIGGFDTSSSTVTHCLYELALNQDLQDKVAKEIISVLEEYGGVTYESVNAMSYLAKVVSETLRKYPVVPILTRECDEDIEMPGTGYRVTKGTPIVIPVLGLHSNPDIYPDPEKFDPERFNEENIAKRHQYTYLPFGEGPRNCIGMRFGLVQSKVGLISLLSKYRFTPGPNLDVPLIMDKVNFVQVAANGVTLRVQMR, encoded by the exons ATGGCGCTCTACTCCAGCTATTTCCTTCTCGAATTTCTGGGCATAATAATTGCCATTGCCATATCTGCCTACGTCTACATGAAATATGTGATCTTCAACTACTGGAGTTCGAGAAATGTAACTTCTCCAAAGCCCATCGTTCCTTTTGGCAACATGAAGCCCGTCGTGACAGGAAAACGTTCAATAG GTGAAATGTTCCACGACATCTACTTggagtttaaaaaaagtcCGATTATTGGTGTTTACATGTTTCACCGACCTTCTCTTGTCGTCGCTGATCCAGAACTCGTACGCTTTGTTCTCACGAAGGAGTTCGCACACTTTCATGACCGTGGAGTTTACTGCGATGAAAAGTCTGAACCCTTGTCTGGACATCTGTTCTCGTTACCCGGTGCTAAATGGAAGTTTTTGAGGAACAAGTTCACTCCCACGTTCACATCGAGCAAGATGAAGCAGATGTTTTTCACGGTTAAGGAAACATCCGAAAGACTTGCAGCAGTTGTCGAGAAAACAGCTCAGAACTCTGAAGTGATTGAGATCAAAGATCTCATGGCAAG GTTTTCCACAGACGTGATTGCGTCAGTGGCCTTTGCCATCAACTGCAACAGCCTCGAGAACCCAACCGCAGAGTTTTTAGTGATGGGCCGAAAGTTTTTTGaaccaaaattatttacagcCGTACTTTCCTTCACCTTTCCATACTTGTTACAAGTATTGAAAATTCCTACGATTGACCACGATACTACAAAATTCTTTACTCGTGCTTTCAAGGAAGCAGTCGATTATAGAATTGCCAATAATGTTGTCCGAAAAGACTTTTTGGACTCAGTCATACAGCTGATGAACAAAGGGTTCGTTAAAAATAAGGATGAGGATAAACTTTCCTCCGAGACAG AAATTGACAATCGAAAGATTACCATGGACGAAGGTGCCGCCCAAGCTTTCGTATTCTGGATTGGTGGATTTGATACATCATCGTCAACGGTGACTCATTGTCTCTACGAGTTGGCGCTGAATCAGGACTTGCAGGACAAAGTGGCCAAAGAAATAATCAGTGTCCTCGAAGAATATGGGGGCGTGACTTACGAAAGTGTCAACGCAATGTCCTATCTTGCCAAAGTCGTTTCCG AAACGCTGAGAAAGTACCCGGTGGTCCCAATACTCACCAGAGAGTGTGACGAAGATATTGAGATGCCTGGAACTGGCTATCGTGTCACGAAGGGTACTCCAATCGTCATCCCGGTTCTCGGGCTCCATTCGAACCCCGATATATACCCAGATCCAGAGAAATTCGACCCGGAACGATTCAACGAGGAGAACATCGCCAAAAGGCATCAGTACACGTACTTGCCATTTGGCGAAGGGCCCAGAAACTGCATAG GTATGAGGTTCGGACTGGTGCAATCTAAGGTTGGTCTCATCAGCCTGTTGTCAAAGTATCGTTTCACTCCTGGGCCAAACCTGGATGTGCCATTGATAATGGACAAGGTCAACTTTGTGCAAGTCGCCGCAAACGGAGTAACACTGCGTGTGCAAATGCGATAA
- the LOC124414467 gene encoding LOW QUALITY PROTEIN: uncharacterized protein LOC124414467 (The sequence of the model RefSeq protein was modified relative to this genomic sequence to represent the inferred CDS: substituted 3 bases at 3 genomic stop codons), which translates to MGNHSEYLLVELFGLIIAVIGGVYIYLKYVTFNYWHSRNVDYVKPIIVPFGSLWPVLSIQTSLAEFLRDTYIAFKKSRVVGIYTFYRPMLVVNDPELIRFILTKEFAYFHDRGLYTNEKVDPVLGNLFLVPGAKWKHLRTKFTPTFTSSKMKQMFFTVKDCADILASSVSSKASKSELIEVKELMARFSTDVIASVAFGIQCNSIENPDAEFRKWGRKVFEPKPLRNALAILFPSIMHLFSIRVIDKEISNFFINVFKETVQYRTANNVVRKDFLDLVLQLINKGYLQSDERTKSPETISGTLIXSNFLKAQEPXSIXSRLADADNVKITMLEGAAQAFVFWLAGFETSSTTATYCLYEMALNPDVQEKVAEEINTVLSKFGGMNYESIKEMHYLHKVVSETLRKYPSLPVLNRECTKDIELPGTGLCVTKGTPILIPVFGLHRDPEIYPNPEKFDPERFTEENIAKRHQFSYLAFGEGPRNCIGMRFGLIQTKVGLVSLLSKYRFKPGPDLKVPLELDKGNFVLGPKGGVTLRIEKRYYTEWIELSSMMKLGASLCVWIIHSLVSAKMVFLPDNLLLQILGVIVAIFGVAYMYLKHIVYNYWSSRGVVQGETIVPFGNLLPVLMARKTIGEMLRDEYNRFKKKRVFGIYAFHRPTLVICDPDLIRSVLTKEFAKFQDRGMYVNEEVDPMSSHLFLLGGVRWRKMRAKLTPTFTSVKMKNYFSAVKDCTDNLVQCFAGEVKKSDLVEVKGIMDRFTTDVIASIAFGINGNNLQNGNSEFLFWGRKTLEPKPIINTLLSVCPSILKLLNISTTDKGSSDFFMRTFKETVAYRKSAKVVRNDFMDLVMQLMDRGYVKADDGKDTQESEDTGGRITIEEGAAQAFIFWLAGFETSSTTVTNCLYEMALNPEIQEKVAEEINTVLEEFGGMTYESIARMVYLHKVVSETLRKYPIVPELNRECNQDVDLPDSGFHVPAGTQIFIPVFGIHRDPDFYPEPEKFDPERFTEENIAKRHRYVYLPFGEGPRYCIGMRFGLLQTKIGLITLLSKFRFKPTPNTKVPLPLDTGNFLLMTLGRVTLRVEERY; encoded by the exons ATGGGGAATCATTCGGAATACCTGCTCGTTGAATTATTCGGATTGATAATCGCTGTGATCGGTGGTGTATACATCTACTTGAAATATGTGACCTTCAATTATTGGCATTCGAGGAACGTTGATTACGTCAAGCCAATAATTGTTCCATTTGGAAGCTTATGGCCCGTATTATCAATCCAGACTTCGCTCG CCGAGTTCCTTCGTGATACGTACATAGCGTTCAAAAAAAGCCGAGTAGTCGGTATCTACACGTTTTACAGACCCATGCTTGTTGTCAACGACCCTGAGCTGATACGTTTCATTCTGACTAAGGAGTTCGCCTACTTTCACGACCGTGGTTTATACACAAACGAGAAAGTCGATCCTGTTCTTGGAAACCTCTTCTTGGTACCAGGAGCCAAATGGAAGCATCTGAGGACCAAGTTCACTCCGACGTTCACTTCAAGCAAGATGAAGCAAATGTTTTTCACCGTCAAAGATTGTGCCGATATCCTGGCTTCCTCCGTTTCAAGCAAAGCCAGTAAATCTGAACTTATCGAGGTCAAAGAACTGATGGCAAG GTTTTCCACTGACGTCATTGCGTCAGTAGCTTTTGGCATTCAGTGCAACAGCATCGAGAATCCAGATGCAGAGTTTCGAAAGTGGGGTCGAAAGGTCTTCGAGCCAAAACCGTTGAGAAACGCGCTTGCGATACTGTTCCCGAGCATCATGCATCTCTTCAGCATTCGGGTAATCGACAAGGAGATATCGAACTTTTTCATAAACGTTTTCAAGGAGACCGTGCAATACAGAACGGCCAACAACGTGGTGAGGAAGGACTTTTTGGATCTGGTTCTGCAACTCATCAACAAGGGTTACTTACAAAGTGACGAGAGGACGAAATCGCCTGAGACAATATCGGGTACGCTGATATAATCAAACTTCCTAAAAGCGCAAGAACCGTAATCCATTTAATCTCGACTCGCAGATGCCGACAACGTGAAGATTACAATGCTGGAAGGAGCAGCTCAAGCCTTCGTCTTCTGGTTGGCCGGCTTTGAGACGTCTTCAACAACGGCAACCTACTGCCTTTACGAAATGGCGTTGAATCCTGATGTCCAGGAAAAAGTTGCCGAGGAGATAAACACCGTATTGTCCAAGTTTGGTGGCATGAATTACGAAAGCATCAAGGAGATGCACTATCTTCACAAAGTTGTGtctg AAACGCTGAGGAAGTATCCTTCGCTTCCGGTACTCAACAGAGAGTGTACCAAGGATATTGAACTTCCTGGTACCGGACTTTGCGTCACAAAGGGAACTCCGATTCTTATTCCCGTATTCGGGCTTCACCGAGATCCCGAAATTTATCCAAACCCGGAAAAATTTGACCCGGAAAGGTTCACCGAAGAGAACATCGCCAAGAGGCACCAGTTCTCTTATTTGGCGTTCGGCGAGGGGCCCAGAAACTGCATTG GCATGAGGTTCGGGTTGATTCAGACGAAGGTTGGCCTCGTCAGCCTACTTTCCAAGTACAGATTCAAGCCAGGTCCGGATTTAAAAGTGCCGCTTGAACTGGACAAGGGAAACTTTGTTCTTGGTCCGAAAGGAGGAGTGACTCTTCGAATCGAAAAACGATA ttacactgaatggatcgaactgtCCAGTATGATGAAACTTGGTG CATCCTTGTGTGTCTGGATAATTCATTCTCTAGTGTCTGCCAAGATGGTGTTTCTCCCGGACAACCTTCTTCTCCAAATTCTTGGTGTGATAGTTGCAATTTTCGGTGTCGCCTACATGTACCTAAAACACATCGTCTACAATTACTGGAGTTCAAGAGGGGTTGTTCAGGGTGAAACGATAGTACCGTTCGGCAACTTGTTGCCGGTCCTCATGGCCAGGAAGACAATCG GTGAAATGCTGCGCGATGAGTACAACCGATTTAAGAAGAAACGCGTCTTCGGCATTTACGCGTTCCACAGACCAACCCTGGTAATCTGTGACCCAGACCTGATCCGCTCCGTGCTGACAAAAGAGTTCGCGAAATTTCAGGACCGCGGAATGTACGTGAACGAGGAAGTGGACCCGATGTCGTCCCACCTTTTCCTGCTCGGTGGTGTGAGGTGGAGGAAGATGAGGGCGAAGTTAACGCCAACGTTCACGTCCGTTAAGATGAAGAACTATTTCAGTGCTGTTAAGGACTGCACCGATAATCTCGTCCAGTGCTTTGCCGGTGAAGTGAAGAAGAGCGATCTCGTTGAAGTGAAGGGCATCATGGACAG GTTTACTACTGACGTCATCGCCTCCATAGCGTTCGGAATAAACGGCAACAACTTGCAAAACGGAAACTCTGAGTTTCTTTTCTGGGGTCGTAAGACGTTGGAGCCCAAGCCAATCATAAACACGCTGCTGTCAGTGTGTCCATCGATTTTGAAGCTGTTGAACATCAGCACAACCGACAAAGGATCTTCAGACTTCTTCATGAGAACGTTCAAAGAGACGGTGGCGTATAGAAAGTCTGCTAAAGTAGTAAGGAATGACTTTATGGACCTGGTTATGCAGCTGATGGACAGGGGTTATGTCAAAGCTGACGACGGCAAGGACACCCAGGAGTCAG AGGACACTGGTGGACGGATAACTATCGAGGAAGGAGCAGCTCAAGCTTTCATCTTCTGGCTAGCCGGTTTCGAAACTTCATCAACAACGGTAACAAACTGCCTCTACGAAATGGCGCTGAACCCTGAAATCCAGGAGAAAGTTGCCGAGGAAATAAACACCGTCCTCGAAGAATTTGGTGGAATGACTTACGAGAGCATCGCAAGGATGGTTTACCTTCACAAAGTTGTATCCG AGACCCTGAGGAAGTATCCTATCGTTCCAGAACTCAACAGGGAGTGCAATCAGGACGTTGACTTGCCCGATAGCGGCTTCCACGTTCCAGCGGGTACCCAGATCTTCATTCCGGTGTTTGGCATCCATAGGGATCCCGACTTTTATCCTGAGCCAGAGAAATTCGACCCGGAACGTTTCACGGAGGAGAATATCGCCAAGAGGCACCGTTACGTTTATCTACCTTTTGGCGAAGGGCCCAGATATTGCATCG GAATGAGGTTCGGCCTTCTTCAGACAAAAATCGGTCTCATCACCTTACTTTCAAAGTTCCGTTTCAAGCCAACACCGAACACCAAAGTCCCTCTACCTCTGGATACAGGAAACTTTCTACTCATGACACTTGGTAGGGTGACTTTACGTGTCGAGGAACGATACTga
- the LOC124414468 gene encoding cytochrome P450 6A1-like, whose protein sequence is MGLDSPSLIIQLLGTIIAVAGGIYLYLKYVVYRYWSSKGIVQSEPFIPFGSLWPVLTVKQSVGQLMHELYSEFKKNRIFGIYSIYKPRLVICDPQIIRFVLTKEFTAFEDRGMYCNEKIDPLTGTLSLVNASKWRRLRVKFTPAFSLGKVKYMFATVKEIANNLRDRVAKDTSQSDLVEVKDLMARYSTDVIASVAFGIECKSLENPEADFRAWGRKFLKPQPVKNALFTLCPSLMKMFNVKYVDEDVSNFIISIVKDTVAHRITNHVVRKDFLDLVIQLMTKGYVHSDDDKETQQNPTASTEKITMLEAAAQVFVFWLAGFETSATTATYCLYEMAMNQDIQEKLAEEINTVLQEFEGLTCDAIMEMPYLDKVVSETLRKYPSLMILNSECTRAVELPDTGFIVPTGTPIVIPVMGIHWDPDIYPGPEKFDPERFSRENITKRDRYTYLPFGEGPRNCIGMMFGLLQVKIGIITLISKYCFKPAPNTKVPLPSEAGSFFLLPHGDVTLRVEKRVI, encoded by the exons ATGGGACTTGATTCGCCAAGTTTGATTATTCAGCTTTTGGGAACAATAATTGCGGTAGCTGGtggaatatatttatacttgaaATATGTCGTTTACCGTTACTGGAGTTCAAAAGGAATCGTGCAATCGGAACCTTTTATTCCGTTTGGGAGCCTATGGCCAGTTCTCACTGTAAAACAATCAGTGG GTCAACTGATGCACGAACTGTATTCAGAGTTCAAGAAAAACCGCATCTTCGGAATCTACTCTATCTACAAGCCCAGACTTGTGATCTGTGACCCTCAGATAATCCGGTTCGTGTTGACGAAAGAGTTCACAGCGTTCGAAGACCGCGGCATGTATTGCAATGAGAAGATTGATCCATTGACGGGTACCCTGTCTCTGGTTAATGCATCAAAATGGCGGCGGCTAAGGGTAAAATTTACGCCAGCATTCTCGTTGGGGAAAGTCAAGTACATGTTTGCGACAGTAAAAGAAATCGCAAATAATCTTCGGGATCGCGTGGCCAAGGATACAAGCCAGAGCGACCTCGTCGAAGTCAAGGATCTCATGGCCAG ATATTCGACGGATGTGATCGCCTCAGTTGCCTTCGGGATTGAATGCAAGAGCCTGGAGAACCCGGAAGCGGATTTCCGTGCTTGGGGCCGGAAGTTCCTTAAGCCTCAACCAGTGAAGAATGCACTGTTCACACTGTGTCCATCGCTTATGAAGATGTTCAACGTCAAGTACGTCGACGAAGACGTTTCGAATTTCATAATAAGTATCGTCAAGGATACTGTTGCTCATAGGATAACCAATCACGTGGTTCGAAAGGACTTTCTGGACCTGGTAATTCAGCTGATGACCAAGGGCTACGTACATTCCGACGACGACAAGGAAACCCAGCAGAATCCAA CTGCATCCACTGAGAAGATCACCATGCTGGAAGCAGCGGCTCAGGTTTTCGTCTTCTGGCTCGCTGGATTCGAAACGTCTGCTACCACCGCCACATACTGCCTGTATGAAATGGCTATGAATCAGGACATCCAGGAAAAACTTGCCGAAGAAATTAATACCGTATTACAAGAGTTCGAAGGCTTGACGTGTGATGCCATCATGGAAATGCCCTATCTTGATAAGGTGGTTTCAG AAACGCTCAGGAAGTATCCGTCCTTAATGATCCTGAACAGCGAGTGCACCAGAGCGGTTGAGCTGCCTGATACCGGGTTCATCGTACCAACCGGAACCCCGATAGTGATTCCAGTGATGGGGATCCACTGGGACCCCGACATTTACCCTGGCCCGGAGAAATTCGACCCCGAACGTTTCAGCAGGGAGAACATCACCAAGAGAGACCGATACACTTACCTACCGTTCGGTGAAGGGCCCAGGAATTGCATCG GCATGATGTTCGGTCTTCTGCAAGTCAAAATCGGTATCATCACACTGATATCAAAGTATTGTTTCAAACCAGCACCCAACACTAAAGTGCCCTTACCTTCGGAAGCAGGaagcttttttttacttccgcATGGTGACGTGACGCTACGTGTCGAAAAGAGAGTTATATGa
- the LOC124414551 gene encoding cytochrome P450 6a2-like, with protein sequence MDQVIQLMTKGYVNSDDGKDTPQDPVTGIEKITLLEAAAQVFIFWFGGFETSSTTATYCLYEMAMNQDIQEKLADEINSVSQKFGGLSYESIMEMTYLDKVISGQ encoded by the exons ATGGACCAGGTCATCCAGCTGATGACCAAAGGCTACGTGAACTCTGACGACGGTAAAGACACGCCACAGGATCCAG TGACCGGCATTGAGAAGATCACCTTGCTGGAAGCAGCGGCTCAGGTCTTCATTTTCTGGTTTGGCGGATTCGAGACGTCTTCTACCACCGCCACATACTGCTTGTATGAAATGGCGATGAATCAGGATATCCAAGAGAAGCTTGCCGATGAAATCAACAGTGTGTCACAGAAGTTCGGTGGCTTATCATACGAATCCATCATGGAAATGACGTATCTTGATAAAGTGATCTCAGGTCAATAA